Proteins encoded in a region of the Vicia villosa cultivar HV-30 ecotype Madison, WI linkage group LG5, Vvil1.0, whole genome shotgun sequence genome:
- the LOC131602735 gene encoding bifunctional riboflavin kinase/FMN phosphatase translates to MSVANPIRKLIKCVIIDLDGTLLNTDGIVCNVLKVSLGKYGKEWDGRETLKIVGKTPFEAASAVVEDYGLPCSPIQFISEISPLFSDQWCNIKALAGANRLIKHLKSNGVPMVLASNSPRESIDAKISFHDGWKDSFSVIIGGDEVRAGKPSPDIFFEAARRLHIEPSSCLVIEDSLPGVTAGKTAEMEVVAVPSLPKQSHLFTAADEVINSLLDLQLEKWGLPPFTDWVEGTLPVDPWYIGGPVIKGFGRGSKVLGIPTANLSTKDYSDLLSEHPAGVYFGWAGLSARGIFKMVMSIGWNPYFSNKEKTIEPWLLHEFTEDFYGEELRLVIVGYIRPEENFPSLESLIAKIHEDRRVAERALDLPMYSSHKNDSYLRSS, encoded by the exons ATGTCTGTTGCAAATCCTATAAGAAAGTTGATTAAATGCGTTATTATTGATTTGGATGGCACCTTGCTCAACACAGATGGCATAGTTTGCAACGTTTTGAAGGTTTCGTTAGGAAAATATGGTAAAGAGTGGGATGGAAGAGAAACCCTTAAAATTGTGGGGAAGACGCCTTTTGAAGCTGCTTCTGCTGTTGTTGAGGATTATGGACTTCCTTGCTCGCCAATTCAATTTATTTCCGAGATTTCGCCGCTATTCTCTGATCA GTGGTGTAATATTAAAGCACTTGCTGGTGCCAATCGGTTGATTAAACATTTGAAAAGCAATGGAGTTCCAATGGTCTTAGCATCAAACTCTCCAAGGGAAAGCATTGATGCCAAAATATCCTTTCACGACG GATGGAAAGATTCTTTCTCTGTCATAATTGGGGGAGACGAAGTTCGAGCAGGGAAACCTTCCCCTGACAT ATTCTTTGAAGCTGCTAGGAGGTTACACATAGAGCCTTCCAGCTGTCTTGTGATTGAAGACTCTTT ACCTGGTGTTACTGCCGGTAAGACTGCTGAAATGGAGGTGGTTGCTGTACCATCACTCCCGAAACAGTCTCATCTCTTTACTGCAGCAGATGAGGTGATAAATTCCCTACTTGATTTGCAACTTGAAAAGTGGGGTCTACCACCATTTACCGATT GGGTAGAGGGAACTTTGCCTGTAGATCCTTGGTATATTGGTGGTCCTGTCATCAAGGGATTTGGCCGTGGGTCGAAAGTACTCGGGATTCCTACAG CTAATTTGTCAACAAAGGACTATTCAGATCTCCTTTCAGAGCATCCTGCTGGAGTTTATTTTGGTTGGGCTGGATTATCAGCAAGAGGTATTTTTAAAATGGTGATGAGCATTGGTTGGAATCCATATTTCAGCAACAAAGAAAAGACTATA GAACCATGGTTGCTTCATGAATTCACCGAGGATTTCTATGGGGAAGAGCTGCGGCTGGTTATAGTTGGTTACATACGTCCTGAG GAAAATTTTCCATCTCTTGAAAGCTTGATTGCCAAGATTCATGAAGATCGCAGAGTTGCTGAGAGAGCTCTTGATCTTCCCATGTATTCAAGTCATAAGAATGATTCATATTTGAGAAGCTCATAG